A part of Brassica rapa cultivar Chiifu-401-42 chromosome A05, CAAS_Brap_v3.01, whole genome shotgun sequence genomic DNA contains:
- the LOC103870333 gene encoding protein trichome birefringence-like 8 isoform X2, whose amino-acid sequence MDHHQESNSPKQLFPLSSSPFFSTFKTKKHIFVGTSLLISFLIISVIFVNLARFEPHLYFGFLSSSSKTLTKEQSNNNVCDYSYGKWVRRQQRDMEETSYREDCRFLDPGFRCLNNGRKDSGFRQWRWQPHGCDLPRFNARDFLEKSRNGRIVFVGDSIGRNQWESLLCMLSQAVSNKSEIYEVNGNPISKHKGFLSMRFPEQNLTVEYHRTPFLVVVARPPENSPEDVKMTVRVDEFNWQSKRWVDSDVLVFNTGHWWNEDKTFNSGCYFQEGGKLNKTMGVMEGFEKSLKTWKSWILGKLDSESSYVFFRSFSPVHYRNGTWNLGGLCDADTEPETDMMKMEPDPIHNNYMSEVIQGMRYEHSNVKFLNITYLTEFRKDAHPSRYREPGTPEDAPQDCSHWCLPGVPDTWNEILYAQLLAMNYRTK is encoded by the exons ATGGATCATCATCAAGAATCAAATTCTCCGAAGCAGCTCTTCCCTCTATCTTCGTCTCCTTTCTTCTCAACCTTCAAGACCAAGAAACATATTTTCGTGGGGACTTCTCTCCTCATCAGTTTCCTAATAATCTCCGTTATATTCGTCAATCTAGCCCGCTTCGAGCCTCATCTATATTTTGGATTCTTATCTTCATCATCGAAAACACTAACGAAGGAACAAAGCAACAACAACGTATGCGACTATTCGTACGGAAAATGGGTTCGTAGACAACAACGTGACATGGAAGAAACGTCTTACAGAGAAGATTGTCGGTTTCTAGATCCTGGTTTTCGTTGTCTGAATAACGGAAGAAAAGATTCTGGTTTCCGACAATGGAGATGGCAACCACACGGCTGCGATCTTCCACG ATTCAACGCAAGAGATTTTCTGGAGAAGAGTCGGAACGGGAGGATTGTGTTCGTCGGAGATTCCATCGGAAGAAACCAATGGGAATCTCTTTTGTGTATGCTTTCACAAGCCGTGTCTAACAAGTCTGAGATATATGAAGTAAACGGGAACCCTATAAGCAAGCATAAGGGTTTCCTCTCTATGCGATTTCCAGAACAAAACCTAACAGTCGAATATCATAGAACACCTTTTCTTGTCGTGGTTGCTAGACCACCTGAGAACTCACCGGAAGATGTCAAGATGACTGTTAGAGTCGATGAGTTTAACTGGCAGTCGAAAAGATGGGTCGATTCTGATGTTCTAGTGTTCAACACAGGACATTGGTGGAACGAAGACAAAACCTTTAACTC AGGTTGCTATTTTCAGGAGGGAGGTAAATTGAACAAGACAATGGGAGTAATGGAGGgatttgagaagtctttgaagaCATGGAAGTCATGGATATTAGGAAAGCTAGATTCTGAGAGTAGCTATGTCTTCTTCAGAAGCTTTTCTCCCGTGCATTACAG GAATGGGACATGGAACTTGGGTGGTTTGTGTGATGCAGATACAGAGCCAGAAACTGATATGATGAAAATGGAACCTGACCCTATCCACAACAATTATATGTCTGAAGTAATACAAGGAATGAGATATGAACATAGTAATGTTAAGTTTTTGAACATTACATATCTGACCGAGTTCAGGAAAGATGCTCATCCTTCGCGGTATCGAGAGCCAGGAACTCCAGAAGATGCTCCTCAAGATTGCAGTCACTGGTGCTTACCCGGTGTGCCCGACACATGGAATGAGATCCTCTATGCGCAGCTATTGGCAATGAATTACCGAACAAAATGA
- the LOC103870333 gene encoding protein trichome birefringence-like 8 isoform X1, producing the protein MDHHQESNSPKQLFPLSSSPFFSTFKTKKHIFVGTSLLISFLIISVIFVNLARFEPHLYFGFLSSSSKTLTKEQSNNNVCDYSYGKWVRRQQRDMEETSYREDCRFLDPGFRCLNNGRKDSGFRQWRWQPHGCDLPRFNARDFLEKSRNGRIVFVGDSIGRNQWESLLCMLSQAVSNKSEIYEVNGNPISKHKGFLSMRFPEQNLTVEYHRTPFLVVVARPPENSPEDVKMTVRVDEFNWQSKRWVDSDVLVFNTGHWWNEDKTFNSGCYFQEGGKLNKTMGVMEGFEKSLKTWKSWILGKLDSESSYVFFRSFSPVHYRSCFTTIYVGESETRVSRIYGNQSFLGCCRNGTWNLGGLCDADTEPETDMMKMEPDPIHNNYMSEVIQGMRYEHSNVKFLNITYLTEFRKDAHPSRYREPGTPEDAPQDCSHWCLPGVPDTWNEILYAQLLAMNYRTK; encoded by the exons ATGGATCATCATCAAGAATCAAATTCTCCGAAGCAGCTCTTCCCTCTATCTTCGTCTCCTTTCTTCTCAACCTTCAAGACCAAGAAACATATTTTCGTGGGGACTTCTCTCCTCATCAGTTTCCTAATAATCTCCGTTATATTCGTCAATCTAGCCCGCTTCGAGCCTCATCTATATTTTGGATTCTTATCTTCATCATCGAAAACACTAACGAAGGAACAAAGCAACAACAACGTATGCGACTATTCGTACGGAAAATGGGTTCGTAGACAACAACGTGACATGGAAGAAACGTCTTACAGAGAAGATTGTCGGTTTCTAGATCCTGGTTTTCGTTGTCTGAATAACGGAAGAAAAGATTCTGGTTTCCGACAATGGAGATGGCAACCACACGGCTGCGATCTTCCACG ATTCAACGCAAGAGATTTTCTGGAGAAGAGTCGGAACGGGAGGATTGTGTTCGTCGGAGATTCCATCGGAAGAAACCAATGGGAATCTCTTTTGTGTATGCTTTCACAAGCCGTGTCTAACAAGTCTGAGATATATGAAGTAAACGGGAACCCTATAAGCAAGCATAAGGGTTTCCTCTCTATGCGATTTCCAGAACAAAACCTAACAGTCGAATATCATAGAACACCTTTTCTTGTCGTGGTTGCTAGACCACCTGAGAACTCACCGGAAGATGTCAAGATGACTGTTAGAGTCGATGAGTTTAACTGGCAGTCGAAAAGATGGGTCGATTCTGATGTTCTAGTGTTCAACACAGGACATTGGTGGAACGAAGACAAAACCTTTAACTC AGGTTGCTATTTTCAGGAGGGAGGTAAATTGAACAAGACAATGGGAGTAATGGAGGgatttgagaagtctttgaagaCATGGAAGTCATGGATATTAGGAAAGCTAGATTCTGAGAGTAGCTATGTCTTCTTCAGAAGCTTTTCTCCCGTGCATTACAGGTCTTGTTTCACAACAATCTATGTGGGTGAATCAGAGACAAGAGTCTCTAGAATCTATGGTAACCAAAGCTTTTTGGGGTGTTGCAGGAATGGGACATGGAACTTGGGTGGTTTGTGTGATGCAGATACAGAGCCAGAAACTGATATGATGAAAATGGAACCTGACCCTATCCACAACAATTATATGTCTGAAGTAATACAAGGAATGAGATATGAACATAGTAATGTTAAGTTTTTGAACATTACATATCTGACCGAGTTCAGGAAAGATGCTCATCCTTCGCGGTATCGAGAGCCAGGAACTCCAGAAGATGCTCCTCAAGATTGCAGTCACTGGTGCTTACCCGGTGTGCCCGACACATGGAATGAGATCCTCTATGCGCAGCTATTGGCAATGAATTACCGAACAAAATGA